Within the Stenotrophomonas sp. 610A2 genome, the region AGCAGGCGTTGGAGTGTTCGCCGGTGGCCATGTTCATGCTCGGTGACGATCTGCGCGTGCAACGTGCCAATGCCGCCGCCGAGGCGGTGCTCGGGCGCGGAATGCTCGGGCGCGAGGCTGGTGTGCTGGTGGCGCGAGGCCGAGCTCGCTCTGGCCTGCATGCATTGCTGCAGCGGGCGCTGCGCGGTGATAGTGGGTTTTCCAGCGGGGACGTGGAGAAGCTGCTCCTGCATGACGCGGAAGGAGCACCCTGGGGCGTGGTCACTGCGCATCGGCTGGTCCGCTGGTCGCCGCAGGAGCGGGGCAGCCTGTTGGTGTTCGTACGGGAGGTGAGGCAGGCCGCGCCCGCGCTCACGCCGGTGTTGCGACACCTGTTCGAGCTGACGGAAGCTGAATCGCGATTGGCGCTGGCGCTGTACCGGCACGCCGATGTGGGCGCGGCGGCGAGGGAGTGTGGGGTGACGCAGGGGACTGCGCTGGGTCGGCTCAAGACCATCTACGACAAGACGGGTGAACACGGCCAAGCCAATCTGGTGCGGCTGGTGGCGGCAGTGGCGGGTAGCTGCGCAGGCTGAACGGGTGGCGAGCTCAGGCGGGCTCGTTCGGGATCAGCATGCTTTCCAGCTTGGTGATGCAGTCGCGCAGCTGCAGCTTGCGCCTCTTCAGCCGCTTGGCTTCCAGATCGTCGTCCGGGTTGGCGGCCAGGCGCGCGATGTCCTCGTCCAGGCTGCGGTGTTCGGCCCGCAGGACGGCGATGCGTTGGCTGATCTGCTCGGGGGTCATGGTCTCCACGGGGGTTGAGCATACACGTTGCCGCTGGCCGCGTGAGGGACCCTGCCGACCCGGTAGAATGGGCGGATGAGCGCTGTCATTTCCCTGCCCGATCCCGCCCCGCGGGCCCGTGATCCGCACGTGGCCGAACGTGAACACCAGAAACTCGGCAAACGCCTGCGTCACCAGGTAGGCCAGGCCATTGCCGACTTCGGCATGATCGAGGCCGGCGACAAGGTGATGGTCTGCCTGTCCGGCGGCAAGGACAGCTATACCTTGCTGGATATCCTGTTACAGCTGCAGAAGAAGGCGCCGGTGCCGTTCGAGCTGGTGGCGGTGA harbors:
- a CDS encoding YdcH family protein, whose protein sequence is MTPEQISQRIAVLRAEHRSLDEDIARLAANPDDDLEAKRLKRRKLQLRDCITKLESMLIPNEPA
- a CDS encoding PAS domain-containing protein, whose amino-acid sequence is MGLDHQLSAVLEPLYASVLDFSALATFNQRLAELTDSHISGVLFHDVAGGRASVNHIHGVDNARMAELLADLDLRDDPWMQRVTPQLAIGRVLDTEDFLARRLALNSGFYNNYYRRLGIVQQVASVGLYDGTNSVTLSICHGDLKRVYGEAELGLLRALTPHWINAYAMLRRIGGLEHRVSTLEQALECSPVAMFMLGDDLRVQRANAAAEAVLGRGMLGREAGVLVARGRARSGLHALLQRALRGDSGFSSGDVEKLLLHDAEGAPWGVVTAHRLVRWSPQERGSLLVFVREVRQAAPALTPVLRHLFELTEAESRLALALYRHADVGAAARECGVTQGTALGRLKTIYDKTGEHGQANLVRLVAAVAGSCAG